A genomic region of Gammaproteobacteria bacterium contains the following coding sequences:
- the rfbC gene encoding dTDP-4-dehydrorhamnose 3,5-epimerase yields the protein MKVTPTKIPDVLLIEPAVFKDERGLFMELFHASRYAEHGLSEHFVQDNYSISRQGTLRGLHYQLKHPQGKLVQVIEGAVFDVAVDIRLGSATYGQWVAEVLSDDNNKQLYVPPGFAHGFCVLSETARFIYKCTDVYQPEDQHGVLWSDKELAIDWPISTPVLSDKDKQFAALANIDKNYLPVYIA from the coding sequence ATGAAAGTTACACCAACAAAAATACCTGATGTGCTACTCATTGAACCCGCAGTGTTTAAAGATGAACGCGGTTTGTTTATGGAGTTATTTCACGCTTCGCGCTATGCGGAGCATGGCCTTAGCGAGCACTTCGTGCAAGATAATTATTCCATATCTCGACAAGGCACGCTGCGTGGTTTGCATTATCAACTCAAGCATCCTCAGGGTAAGTTGGTGCAAGTCATTGAAGGTGCTGTGTTTGATGTTGCAGTAGATATTCGCCTGGGTTCAGCGACTTACGGCCAGTGGGTAGCCGAAGTGCTGAGTGATGACAATAATAAACAGCTTTATGTGCCACCAGGCTTTGCCCATGGTTTTTGCGTGCTGAGCGAAACCGCTCGGTTTATTTATAAGTGCACCGATGTTTATCAGCCAGAAGATCAACACGGCGTGCTTTGGTCAGATAAAGAGCTTGCTATAGACTGGCCTATCAGTACACCTGTCTTGTCGGATAAAGACAAACAGTTTGCAGCGCTGGCGAATATCGACAAAAACTACTTACCTGTCTATATTGCCTAA
- the rfbD gene encoding dTDP-4-dehydrorhamnose reductase — translation MKILVTGANGQVGRELVIAAQQQAISCVAYDRSQLDISNANTVSSVINRQNIDLVINAAAYTAVDAAETNSDAAFSVNRDGVKNLALACDQRDIPLLHISTDFIFGGNQSGAYSEEDIAAPMNVYGKSKLAGEKILASTLEKHIILRTSWVYSEHGANFVKTMLRLMRERDQLQVVNDQWGCPTSARSIAQALLVIARLVLEKKVPDWGIYHFSAKGRTNWCAFAQEILLQARQYEPLEVVIEGISSENWVSAATRPKNSEFSTEKIATTFGIEIEFWQKQLSPVIEYLCQR, via the coding sequence ATGAAAATACTGGTTACAGGTGCCAACGGTCAGGTCGGGCGGGAATTAGTAATCGCTGCGCAGCAGCAGGCGATTTCCTGTGTCGCTTATGACCGCTCTCAGCTTGATATTAGCAATGCTAATACAGTTAGTAGCGTCATCAATAGACAAAATATTGATCTTGTTATCAATGCCGCTGCTTATACTGCAGTAGATGCGGCAGAAACAAACAGTGATGCTGCCTTTAGCGTCAACCGAGACGGTGTTAAAAACCTCGCGTTGGCCTGTGACCAGCGAGATATCCCGCTTCTTCACATTTCTACTGACTTCATTTTTGGTGGTAATCAGTCTGGAGCCTATAGCGAAGAAGATATCGCAGCGCCTATGAATGTTTACGGAAAAAGTAAGCTCGCTGGCGAAAAAATTTTGGCTAGTACCTTAGAAAAACACATTATTTTAAGAACATCATGGGTGTATAGTGAGCATGGAGCTAATTTTGTAAAAACCATGTTGCGGTTAATGCGCGAACGCGACCAACTGCAAGTTGTTAATGACCAGTGGGGCTGTCCTACCTCAGCACGATCAATTGCCCAAGCATTGCTTGTTATTGCCAGGTTGGTATTAGAAAAAAAGGTACCCGATTGGGGTATTTATCATTTCAGCGCCAAGGGCAGAACCAACTGGTGTGCGTTTGCACAAGAGATTCTGCTGCAGGCGCGACAATATGAGCCGCTAGAGGTGGTAATAGAAGGGATTAGCAGTGAGAATTGGGTAAGCGCGGCAACGCGGCCTAAAAACTCTGAATTTTCTACCGAGAAAATAGCGACGACCTTCGGTATCGAAATTGAGTTTTGGCAGAAGCAACTGTCGCCTGTTATTGAGTATCTTTGCCAACGTTAG